A DNA window from Guyparkeria halophila contains the following coding sequences:
- a CDS encoding aspartate-semialdehyde dehydrogenase, translated as MSKTVDVAVVGATGAVGETMLSILAERNFPVGKVYALASERSAGKKIAFGNSFVTVEDLATFDFSKVQVGLFSPGGSISREYAPKAAAAGCVVIDNTSEFRYDDDVPLIVPEVNAHAIAGYTQRNIIANPNCSTIQMLVALKPIYDAVGIERINVATYQAVSGSGKEAIEELATQSARKLNGQDADAVVYPKQIAFNALPQIDVFQDNGYTKEEMKMVWETQKIFEDTSILVNPTAVRVPVFFGHSEAVHIETRDKITAEQAWELFKNAKGIEVLDTRRDGGYPTAVTEGAGHDPVYVGRIREDISHDRGLNLWVVADNVRKGAALNSVQIAECLVRDYL; from the coding sequence ATGAGCAAGACGGTCGACGTTGCTGTCGTCGGTGCCACGGGTGCCGTTGGCGAGACCATGCTGTCCATCCTGGCCGAGCGCAATTTCCCGGTCGGCAAGGTGTACGCACTGGCATCCGAACGCTCTGCCGGCAAGAAGATTGCGTTCGGCAACTCCTTCGTCACGGTCGAGGACCTGGCGACATTCGATTTCTCCAAGGTCCAGGTGGGCCTGTTCTCGCCGGGTGGCTCGATTTCGCGCGAATACGCACCGAAGGCCGCCGCGGCCGGCTGCGTAGTGATCGATAACACCTCCGAGTTCCGCTACGACGATGACGTGCCGCTGATCGTCCCGGAGGTCAACGCCCACGCGATCGCCGGCTACACCCAGCGCAACATCATCGCCAACCCGAACTGCTCGACCATCCAGATGCTGGTGGCGCTCAAGCCGATCTACGACGCGGTCGGAATCGAACGCATCAACGTCGCCACCTACCAGGCCGTTTCCGGCTCGGGCAAGGAGGCGATCGAGGAGCTGGCCACGCAGAGCGCCCGCAAGCTCAACGGTCAGGATGCCGATGCCGTGGTCTATCCGAAGCAGATCGCGTTCAACGCGCTGCCGCAGATCGACGTCTTCCAGGACAACGGCTACACCAAGGAAGAGATGAAGATGGTCTGGGAGACCCAGAAGATCTTCGAAGACACGTCCATCCTCGTAAACCCGACGGCGGTCCGCGTGCCGGTGTTCTTCGGCCATTCCGAAGCCGTCCACATCGAGACCCGCGACAAGATCACCGCCGAGCAGGCCTGGGAGCTGTTCAAGAACGCGAAAGGCATCGAAGTGCTCGATACCCGTCGTGATGGTGGCTACCCGACGGCCGTCACGGAAGGGGCAGGCCACGATCCGGTCTACGTGGGTCGCATCCGCGAAGACATCTCGCACGACCGTGGCCTCAACCTGTGGGTGGTTGCCGACAACGTGCGCAAGGGTGCGGCGCTCAACAGCGTTCAGATCGCCGAGTGCCTGGTGCGCGACTATCTCTGA
- the leuB gene encoding 3-isopropylmalate dehydrogenase: MPGDGIGPEITEQAVNVLKAVVAGSDLELSFTDGLIGGAAYDVTGEPFPEITRQQAEKADAVLLGAVGSPQYDELDRPLRPERGLLAIRKTMGLFANLRPAMLYSALADASSLKPEVVAGLDILIVRELTGGVYFGQPRGIREVDGQREGFNTMHYNEAEIERIGRVAFEAAQKRNKRLCSVDKANVLETSELWREVMNRLSAEYPDVELSHMYVDNAAMQLVRAPKQFDVMVTENLFGDILSDQASMLTGSIGMLPSASLNETGQGLYEPSHGSAPDIAGQGVANPMATILSAAMLLRYSFGRGDLAERIENACVAVLDQGLRTPDIMQEGMTQVSTSDLGQAVVDALNA; this comes from the coding sequence CTGCCGGGTGACGGCATCGGCCCGGAGATCACCGAGCAGGCGGTCAATGTACTCAAGGCCGTCGTGGCCGGCAGCGACCTGGAACTGTCGTTCACCGACGGGCTGATCGGCGGTGCCGCCTACGATGTGACAGGCGAACCGTTCCCCGAGATTACCCGCCAACAGGCCGAGAAGGCCGACGCGGTACTGCTGGGCGCCGTCGGCAGCCCGCAATACGACGAGCTCGACCGCCCGCTCCGCCCGGAGCGCGGCCTGCTGGCAATCCGAAAGACGATGGGGCTGTTCGCCAACCTGCGTCCGGCGATGCTGTACAGCGCCCTGGCGGATGCCTCGTCGCTCAAGCCCGAGGTGGTCGCGGGGCTGGACATCCTGATCGTGCGTGAGCTGACCGGCGGGGTGTACTTCGGTCAGCCGCGCGGCATCCGCGAAGTCGACGGCCAGCGCGAAGGCTTCAACACCATGCATTACAACGAGGCCGAGATCGAACGCATTGGTCGTGTCGCCTTCGAGGCGGCACAGAAGCGAAACAAGCGCCTGTGCTCGGTCGACAAGGCCAACGTGCTGGAGACCTCCGAACTGTGGCGAGAGGTGATGAACCGCCTGTCCGCCGAATACCCGGACGTCGAGCTGTCGCACATGTACGTCGACAATGCCGCCATGCAGCTCGTGCGCGCACCCAAGCAGTTTGACGTGATGGTCACCGAGAACCTGTTCGGCGACATCCTCTCCGACCAGGCCTCGATGCTGACCGGTTCGATCGGCATGCTGCCCTCAGCATCACTCAACGAGACAGGGCAGGGCCTGTATGAGCCCAGCCACGGTTCGGCGCCGGATATCGCCGGACAGGGCGTGGCGAACCCGATGGCCACGATTCTTTCTGCGGCCATGCTGCTGCGCTATTCCTTCGGTCGAGGTGACCTGGCCGAGCGGATCGAAAACGCCTGCGTCGCCGTGCTCGATCAGGGGCTGCGCACGCCGGACATCATGCAGGAAGGCATGACACAGGTATCCACCAGCGACCTGGGCCAGGCCGTCGTCGACGCCCTGAACGCCTGA
- the leuD gene encoding 3-isopropylmalate dehydratase small subunit codes for MQAFTTHKGIVAPLDRSNVDTDAIIPKQYLKSVKRTGFGPTAFDDWRYLDPGEPGMDHSQRRKNPDFVLNQEPFDRATILLARENFGCGSSREHAVWALTDFGFRAVIAPSFADIFFNNSFKNGLLPIALKEEEVGAIFKSVEANPGLELEIDLPNQVVKAPDGATYEFEIDSFRKHCLIEGLDDIALTLEHADKIKSYETAQMEKTPWLFNDMRGNVGG; via the coding sequence ATGCAGGCATTCACCACCCACAAGGGAATCGTCGCGCCTCTTGACCGCTCGAACGTGGACACCGACGCGATTATCCCGAAGCAATACCTCAAGTCGGTCAAGCGCACCGGCTTTGGGCCGACGGCGTTCGACGACTGGCGTTACCTCGACCCGGGTGAGCCGGGCATGGATCACAGCCAGCGGCGCAAGAATCCGGACTTCGTCCTCAACCAGGAGCCGTTCGATCGTGCCACCATCCTCTTGGCGCGCGAGAATTTCGGCTGCGGCTCGTCGCGGGAACACGCCGTCTGGGCACTGACCGACTTCGGCTTTCGCGCCGTGATCGCCCCGTCGTTTGCCGACATCTTCTTCAACAACAGCTTCAAGAATGGCCTGTTGCCCATTGCTTTGAAAGAAGAAGAGGTCGGGGCGATCTTCAAGTCGGTTGAGGCGAACCCGGGCCTGGAGCTCGAAATCGACCTGCCGAACCAGGTGGTCAAGGCCCCGGACGGTGCCACCTACGAGTTCGAGATCGACAGTTTCCGCAAGCACTGTCTGATCGAGGGGCTCGACGACATCGCGCTGACCCTGGAGCACGCCGACAAGATCAAGTCCTACGAGACGGCGCAGATGGAAAAGACACCGTGGCTGTTCAACGACATGCGTGGCAACGTCGGCGGCTGA
- the leuC gene encoding 3-isopropylmalate dehydratase large subunit produces the protein MAGKTLYDKLFDAHVVHEQGDGTALLYIDRHLVHEVTSPQAFEGLRLAGRKPWRTGAMLAVPDHNVPTTNRAGGIVDPVSREQVSTLDRNCQEFGVQEFPMADLRQGIVHIIGPEEGFTLPGSTVVCGDSHTSTHGAIGALAFGIGTSEVEHVMATQTLLQKRTKTMQVRVDGELGPGVTAKDVVLAIIGKIGTAGGTGYAIEFAGSAIESLSIEGRMSVCNMSIEAGARAGMVAVDEKTVDYFRDKPFAPTGEMFEQAAAYWRTLKSDPDAEFDKVVVLDGTKIEPQVSWGTSPEMVGPVNGRVPDPAAESDPVKAEGMRKALAYMGLEANTPMTDIQIDKVFIGSCTNARIEDLRAAAAAIKGGHVADNVTLAMVVPGSGLVREQAEKEGLDKIFLEAGFEWREPGCSMCLAMNADRLEPGERCASTSNRNFEGRQGQGGRTHLVSPAMAAAAAIAGHFVDVRQA, from the coding sequence ATGGCTGGAAAGACGCTCTACGACAAGCTTTTCGACGCGCACGTCGTCCATGAACAGGGGGACGGCACGGCGCTGCTCTATATCGATCGGCACCTCGTTCACGAGGTGACCAGCCCACAGGCCTTCGAAGGGCTGCGCCTGGCCGGTCGCAAGCCGTGGCGCACCGGGGCCATGCTGGCCGTGCCGGATCACAACGTGCCGACCACCAACCGGGCGGGCGGGATCGTCGATCCCGTCTCGCGCGAGCAAGTCAGCACGCTGGACCGCAACTGCCAGGAATTCGGCGTCCAGGAATTCCCGATGGCCGACCTGCGCCAGGGGATCGTGCACATCATCGGGCCCGAGGAGGGCTTCACGCTGCCGGGCTCGACCGTGGTCTGCGGCGATTCGCACACCTCCACCCACGGCGCGATCGGCGCCTTGGCCTTCGGCATCGGCACCTCCGAGGTCGAGCACGTCATGGCCACCCAGACCTTGCTGCAGAAACGCACCAAGACCATGCAGGTACGCGTCGATGGCGAGCTTGGGCCGGGCGTGACCGCGAAAGACGTCGTGCTCGCCATTATCGGCAAGATCGGTACCGCCGGCGGCACCGGTTACGCGATCGAATTCGCCGGTTCGGCCATTGAGTCACTCTCGATCGAGGGGCGGATGAGCGTGTGCAACATGTCGATCGAGGCGGGTGCCCGAGCCGGCATGGTGGCGGTCGACGAGAAGACGGTCGATTACTTCCGCGACAAGCCGTTCGCGCCCACCGGCGAGATGTTCGAGCAGGCCGCGGCGTATTGGCGCACCCTCAAGTCCGATCCCGATGCCGAATTCGACAAGGTGGTGGTCCTCGACGGGACAAAGATCGAGCCGCAGGTCAGTTGGGGCACCTCGCCGGAAATGGTCGGGCCGGTCAACGGGCGCGTCCCGGACCCGGCGGCCGAGTCCGATCCGGTCAAGGCCGAGGGCATGCGCAAGGCGCTTGCCTACATGGGACTCGAGGCGAACACGCCGATGACCGACATCCAGATCGACAAGGTCTTCATCGGCTCGTGCACCAACGCGCGTATCGAGGATCTGCGGGCCGCGGCCGCCGCCATCAAGGGCGGCCACGTGGCCGACAACGTCACGTTGGCCATGGTGGTGCCGGGCTCGGGCCTCGTGCGCGAGCAGGCCGAGAAGGAAGGACTCGACAAGATCTTTCTCGAGGCGGGCTTCGAGTGGCGCGAGCCGGGCTGTTCGATGTGTCTGGCGATGAACGCCGACCGTCTTGAACCCGGTGAACGTTGCGCCTCGACCTCGAACCGCAACTTCGAGGGTCGACAGGGGCAGGGCGGTCGCACGCATCTGGTAAGCCCGGCCATGGCCGCTGCCGCGGCTATCGCCGGCCATTTCGTCGACGTCCGTCAAGCGTAA
- a CDS encoding DUF2237 family protein has translation MKTDALNVLGLPLARCSVDPVTGFYRDGRCLVGAEDGGVHGVCAELDDAFLDYTAAQGNELRRPIPAYDFPGLRAGDRWCVCAWRWREAFEAGVAPPVVLASTHHEVLRVIKLRDLIEHAVDPPASGLDDGFYEF, from the coding sequence ATGAAAACAGATGCCCTCAACGTGCTCGGTCTGCCGCTGGCGAGATGCTCGGTGGACCCCGTCACCGGCTTTTACCGGGATGGCCGATGCCTTGTCGGGGCCGAGGATGGCGGCGTGCATGGTGTTTGCGCGGAGCTCGATGATGCGTTTCTCGATTACACCGCCGCCCAGGGCAACGAGTTGCGCCGACCGATTCCGGCCTACGATTTTCCGGGGCTCAGGGCCGGGGACCGCTGGTGCGTATGTGCCTGGCGGTGGCGAGAGGCCTTCGAGGCCGGCGTGGCGCCGCCAGTGGTGCTGGCTTCAACGCACCACGAGGTGCTGCGGGTCATCAAGCTGCGCGATCTGATCGAACACGCCGTCGACCCGCCGGCCTCGGGACTGGATGACGGGTTTTACGAGTTTTAG
- a CDS encoding LysR family transcriptional regulator — translation MNPLHLDTQQLLTFLAVAESGSFSAAATKLHVSQPAVSKRLAQLEERLGFRLFDRLGQRVVLTYRGEQLLPAVREVQSCLDDIVAAAEVSGETLSGRLALSLSHYAGLHLLPQVLERFSEHYPEVLLDLSFHDSERAIEQVALGESALAYATLPPRLDDRVRTRVLWEETMQPVVAERHCPSGRPPTLDRIGKRLPLILPAEATSTRMAIDRWLDDRRLLPPAIIEINQLDSIAVLAATGVGWAVLPTTLQREGLVRLECGNGVLPTRRLGRIEAVGRARNPLAEAFMAMVEGHGED, via the coding sequence ATGAACCCCCTGCACCTCGACACCCAGCAGTTGCTGACCTTTCTGGCGGTAGCGGAAAGCGGTTCGTTCTCGGCGGCGGCGACGAAGCTGCACGTCAGCCAGCCGGCCGTATCCAAACGGCTGGCGCAACTCGAGGAGCGGTTGGGGTTCCGTTTGTTCGATCGGCTCGGTCAGCGGGTCGTGCTGACCTACCGAGGTGAGCAGTTGCTCCCGGCCGTGCGCGAGGTGCAGAGCTGCCTGGATGACATCGTGGCGGCGGCCGAGGTCAGTGGCGAGACGCTCAGCGGCCGGCTGGCCCTGTCCCTGAGTCACTATGCCGGGCTGCACCTGCTGCCGCAGGTGCTCGAGCGATTTTCGGAACACTATCCCGAGGTGCTGCTCGACCTGAGTTTTCACGACTCCGAACGGGCGATCGAGCAGGTCGCGCTGGGCGAGTCGGCCCTGGCCTATGCCACCCTGCCGCCCCGCCTCGACGATCGCGTGCGCACTCGCGTGCTCTGGGAGGAGACCATGCAGCCGGTGGTGGCTGAACGGCATTGCCCGAGCGGTCGGCCACCGACGCTGGATCGAATCGGCAAGCGACTGCCACTGATCCTGCCTGCCGAGGCCACCAGTACCCGCATGGCCATCGACCGGTGGCTCGACGACCGGCGATTGCTGCCCCCGGCGATCATCGAGATCAACCAGCTCGATTCGATCGCGGTGCTGGCCGCGACTGGGGTTGGATGGGCCGTGCTGCCCACCACCCTTCAGCGTGAAGGATTGGTGCGGCTCGAATGTGGCAACGGCGTGCTGCCCACACGTCGCCTGGGGCGGATCGAGGCGGTCGGGCGGGCGCGAAATCCACTCGCCGAGGCGTTCATGGCGATGGTGGAGGGGCATGGCGAGGACTGA
- a CDS encoding HAD-IIB family hydrolase gives MSELLVCTDLDRTLIPNGHQPESRDARDLFRRLVQRPEVTLAYVSGRDRHLLESAIDEFALPVPDFAIGDVGTTIYRIDEGTWHPWEAWANEIASDWAGKDRQTLAGMLEDIPDIEPQEPAKQNTYKLSYYAPADLDGEALAGRIGERLASMGVRSSVIWSIDEMRDVGLIDVLPAGATKVHAIRFLQAHLHVPPARTVFAGDSGNDLPALTSGLQAIVVANAREEVKQAARHATAERGIENCLYIARGDWLGLNGNYAAGILEGIVHFIPEARSWLEID, from the coding sequence ATGAGTGAACTGCTGGTCTGTACCGACCTCGACCGGACATTGATCCCGAACGGTCACCAGCCCGAATCACGGGATGCGCGCGATCTGTTCCGGCGACTGGTCCAACGCCCCGAGGTGACGTTGGCCTACGTCAGCGGACGTGACCGCCACCTGCTCGAGTCGGCGATCGACGAGTTCGCGCTGCCGGTACCGGATTTCGCCATCGGCGACGTGGGCACGACGATCTATCGCATCGACGAGGGCACATGGCATCCCTGGGAGGCCTGGGCGAACGAGATTGCCTCGGATTGGGCCGGCAAGGACCGTCAGACGCTCGCCGGGATGCTTGAGGACATCCCGGATATCGAGCCCCAGGAACCGGCAAAGCAGAATACCTACAAGCTCAGTTACTACGCCCCGGCGGATCTGGATGGCGAGGCGCTGGCCGGGCGGATTGGCGAGCGCCTGGCGAGCATGGGGGTGCGCAGCAGCGTCATCTGGAGCATCGACGAGATGCGCGATGTCGGGCTGATCGATGTGCTGCCGGCCGGGGCCACCAAGGTCCATGCGATCCGGTTTCTCCAGGCGCACCTGCACGTGCCGCCGGCACGGACGGTCTTCGCCGGCGACAGCGGCAACGACCTGCCGGCGCTGACGAGCGGTCTTCAGGCGATCGTGGTGGCCAATGCCCGGGAGGAGGTCAAGCAGGCCGCACGCCATGCCACCGCCGAGCGGGGTATCGAAAATTGCCTGTACATCGCGCGCGGCGATTGGCTTGGCCTGAACGGCAATTACGCGGCGGGCATTCTCGAAGGCATCGTCCACTTCATTCCCGAGGCCCGATCCTGGCTGGAGATTGACTGA
- a CDS encoding amylo-alpha-1,6-glucosidase: MTESSDMRKEGLERAMELVRQCATDDGFLASPTQRDNYRRVWARDGVIIGLAALMTGEESLVTTMRQTLGTLARHQGPHGEIPSNVDTSTQRISYGGTTGRVDADLWFVIGCAEYWHASGDDTFLAEILPSLERVRFLLGAWEFNDRGLIYVPQTGDWADEYVQSGYILYDQLLYLQALRSFCRIHAHVHGSADHQLQDRTTRLLHLIRSNFWFNGNEPADIYHEVLYEKGRKAAPHRDDQYWMPFFSPTGYGYRFDAFANVLANLFRVAKDWQGDQVDGYIAKITPEAMPLLPAFHPIIEPVDRDWESLQVMFSYTFKNKPYEFHNGGLWPMLTGFYVADLASRGHTVKARLHLDAIHAANALRMEDEPWSFPEFVHGRKLTPGGTRCQGWSAAAAVTAHHALQGQPLFRIDDDE; encoded by the coding sequence ATGACGGAATCATCCGACATGCGCAAGGAAGGCCTGGAACGGGCCATGGAGCTGGTGCGCCAATGCGCGACGGATGACGGGTTCCTTGCCTCGCCCACCCAGCGCGACAATTACCGCCGCGTATGGGCCCGTGACGGGGTGATCATCGGCCTGGCCGCACTGATGACCGGGGAAGAGTCACTGGTGACCACGATGCGTCAGACACTCGGCACGCTGGCGCGCCACCAGGGCCCCCATGGCGAGATCCCCAGCAATGTCGATACCAGCACGCAACGGATCAGCTACGGCGGCACCACCGGGCGCGTGGATGCGGATCTCTGGTTCGTAATCGGCTGCGCCGAGTACTGGCATGCCAGCGGGGATGACACCTTCCTGGCGGAGATCCTGCCTTCGCTGGAGCGCGTGCGTTTCCTGCTCGGGGCGTGGGAGTTCAATGACCGCGGCCTGATCTACGTGCCGCAGACCGGTGACTGGGCCGACGAATATGTCCAGTCCGGCTACATCCTCTACGACCAGCTGCTCTACTTGCAGGCCTTACGCTCGTTCTGCCGGATCCATGCCCATGTCCACGGTTCGGCCGATCATCAACTCCAGGACCGAACCACGCGACTGCTGCACCTGATCCGCAGCAACTTCTGGTTCAACGGCAACGAGCCGGCCGACATTTACCACGAAGTGCTGTACGAAAAGGGGCGCAAGGCCGCGCCGCACCGTGACGATCAATACTGGATGCCATTTTTCTCGCCGACCGGCTACGGTTATCGCTTTGACGCCTTCGCCAATGTCCTGGCCAATCTGTTCCGTGTAGCGAAGGATTGGCAAGGCGATCAGGTCGATGGCTATATCGCGAAGATCACGCCGGAGGCCATGCCGTTGCTGCCGGCCTTTCACCCCATCATCGAGCCGGTGGACCGGGACTGGGAAAGCCTGCAGGTGATGTTCTCGTACACCTTCAAGAACAAGCCGTACGAGTTTCACAACGGGGGTCTCTGGCCGATGCTCACCGGTTTTTATGTCGCCGACCTGGCCAGCCGCGGGCACACGGTAAAGGCCCGACTGCACCTCGATGCCATCCACGCGGCCAATGCCTTGCGGATGGAAGATGAGCCTTGGTCATTCCCGGAATTCGTGCACGGGCGGAAGCTCACGCCGGGCGGAACACGATGCCAGGGATGGAGCGCCGCCGCCGCGGTCACCGCGCATCACGCCCTCCAGGGACAACCACTTTTCCGGATCGATGACGATGAGTGA
- the arsJ gene encoding organoarsenical effux MFS transporter ArsJ produces MPLAMTQALRHYLTITGNYWLFTLTDGAIRMLVVLHFYQLGYSPFAIAMLFLFYEFFGIVTNLVGGWLGARIGLNRTMQVGTGLQIVALLMLTVPDAWLTVVYVMLAQALSGIAKDLNKMSAKAGVKLVAREGNAQLFRWVAWITGSKNALKGAGFFLGAVLLAALGFQGAMGLLAALLGVGFLMTLTLPGGFGAIKGKSGFRQMFSREPLINWLAAARLFLFGARDVWFVVALPVFLVSIGWDFHWVGAYLALWVIGYGLVQSAAPWLLGARRSKAGRHPGNNGDGASDGPRDGPGARTAVAWSFALVLPLGALLLAIASGQTAGWMITLGLAFFGVVFALNSATHSYLVLRYSADEKASQNVGFYYAANAGGRLLGTVLSGASYQWLGIAGSLGFALAFVMIAGLLSLRLVALESGLSGDGGHAVE; encoded by the coding sequence ATGCCCCTTGCCATGACCCAGGCATTGCGCCATTACCTCACGATCACCGGCAACTACTGGCTGTTCACCCTGACCGATGGGGCGATTCGCATGCTGGTGGTGCTGCATTTCTACCAGCTTGGCTATTCGCCATTCGCCATCGCGATGCTGTTTCTCTTCTACGAGTTCTTCGGCATCGTCACCAATCTGGTTGGGGGCTGGCTGGGGGCGCGCATCGGGCTGAACCGGACCATGCAGGTCGGTACCGGCCTGCAGATCGTCGCCTTGCTGATGCTGACCGTGCCCGATGCCTGGCTGACCGTGGTCTACGTCATGCTGGCCCAGGCGCTTTCGGGGATTGCCAAGGACCTCAACAAGATGTCGGCAAAGGCCGGGGTCAAGCTGGTGGCGCGTGAAGGGAACGCGCAGCTGTTTCGTTGGGTTGCCTGGATCACCGGCTCGAAGAATGCCTTGAAGGGCGCCGGGTTTTTCCTCGGCGCCGTGCTGCTCGCCGCGCTCGGATTCCAGGGGGCCATGGGATTGCTTGCCGCGCTGTTGGGCGTGGGGTTCCTGATGACCCTGACGCTGCCGGGCGGTTTTGGCGCGATCAAGGGCAAGAGCGGGTTTCGGCAGATGTTCTCCCGCGAGCCGCTGATTAACTGGCTCGCCGCGGCACGGTTGTTCCTGTTCGGCGCCCGCGATGTCTGGTTCGTGGTGGCGTTGCCGGTCTTCCTGGTATCGATCGGCTGGGATTTCCACTGGGTGGGGGCGTATCTCGCCCTGTGGGTGATCGGTTACGGGCTGGTCCAGTCGGCGGCTCCCTGGCTGCTTGGCGCACGCCGGTCGAAGGCCGGACGACACCCCGGCAATAACGGCGATGGCGCGAGTGATGGGCCACGTGATGGCCCCGGTGCCCGCACTGCCGTCGCCTGGAGTTTTGCCCTGGTCCTGCCGCTGGGGGCACTCCTGTTGGCCATTGCCTCGGGCCAGACCGCGGGCTGGATGATCACGCTCGGACTCGCGTTCTTCGGCGTGGTTTTCGCGCTCAATTCGGCCACCCACTCGTATCTGGTGTTGCGCTATTCGGCCGATGAGAAGGCCTCGCAGAACGTCGGCTTCTACTATGCCGCGAACGCCGGCGGCCGATTGCTGGGGACGGTGCTCTCCGGGGCGAGCTACCAGTGGCTGGGTATCGCGGGCAGCCTCGGCTTTGCGCTGGCGTTCGTGATGATCGCGGGCCTTCTGAGTCTGCGACTCGTCGCGCTGGAATCCGGCCTCAGCGGGGACGGCGGTCACGCCGTCGAGTAG
- a CDS encoding ArsJ-associated glyceraldehyde-3-phosphate dehydrogenase, which yields MPIRVGINGFGRIGRLAFRALAERPELDLEVVHVNETSADAACMAHLTAFDSVHGRWPQSIAGEGDTLTLAGRAIRFTQSESVEGIDWARSAVDVVIESTGRWRQFDEIIPHLEQEVSRVAVAAPVKHDDVLNVVMGVNHDLFDPGRHRVVTAASCTTNCLAPVVKVLHEGLGIERGTMTTMHDLTNTQVVVDKGDKDWRRARASSMSLSPTTTGSAKAIGAIFPELDGRLNGLAVRVPLLNASLTDFVFTPGRCTTVDEVNELLRTAAEGELKDILGFETRPLVSVDYTNDPRSSIIDAPSTMVIDRDLVKVLAWYDNEWGYAQRLVELVSMIGRN from the coding sequence ATGCCGATTCGGGTAGGTATCAATGGTTTCGGGCGTATCGGCCGGTTGGCCTTCCGGGCGTTGGCCGAACGCCCCGAACTCGATCTGGAAGTGGTGCATGTCAATGAAACCTCGGCCGATGCGGCGTGTATGGCCCACCTGACCGCATTCGACTCGGTGCATGGGCGTTGGCCACAGTCCATCGCGGGGGAGGGCGACACCCTGACGCTGGCCGGGCGGGCTATTCGCTTTACCCAGAGCGAGTCCGTCGAGGGAATCGACTGGGCCCGTTCCGCGGTCGACGTGGTGATCGAATCCACCGGTCGCTGGCGACAGTTCGACGAGATCATCCCGCACCTGGAGCAGGAGGTGTCGCGCGTCGCGGTGGCCGCCCCGGTCAAGCACGACGACGTGCTGAACGTCGTCATGGGGGTCAACCACGATCTGTTCGATCCCGGACGTCACCGGGTCGTTACCGCGGCCTCCTGCACCACCAACTGCCTGGCGCCGGTGGTCAAGGTGCTGCACGAGGGCCTGGGCATCGAGCGAGGCACGATGACGACCATGCACGATCTGACCAATACGCAGGTCGTGGTCGACAAGGGCGACAAGGACTGGCGGCGCGCGCGGGCCTCGTCGATGTCGCTGTCACCCACCACCACGGGGTCGGCCAAGGCCATCGGCGCGATCTTTCCGGAGCTCGACGGGCGGCTCAACGGGCTGGCCGTCCGGGTGCCGTTGCTCAATGCCTCGCTGACCGACTTCGTCTTCACCCCCGGTCGCTGCACCACGGTCGATGAAGTCAACGAACTGTTGCGCACGGCCGCCGAGGGTGAGTTGAAAGACATCCTGGGTTTCGAAACGCGCCCGCTGGTCTCGGTGGATTACACCAATGACCCGCGATCCTCGATCATCGATGCGCCGTCCACGATGGTGATCGACCGTGATCTCGTGAAGGTACTGGCCTGGTATGACAACGAGTGGGGCTATGCCCAGCGGCTGGTCGAGCTGGTGTCGATGATCGGTCGGAACTGA
- the gloA gene encoding lactoylglutathione lyase codes for MRMLHTMIRVSDLEKSLAFYTDVLGMKLLRQQDYPAGEFTLAFVGYGEESETAVLELTYNWGDHQYDLGDGYGHIAIEVDDVYAAAEKIREKGGKILREPGPMNAGSTIIAFVADPDGYAIELIGAK; via the coding sequence ATGCGCATGCTTCACACCATGATCCGCGTCAGTGACCTGGAAAAGTCGCTGGCTTTCTATACCGACGTGCTCGGCATGAAGTTGTTGCGCCAACAGGACTATCCGGCCGGCGAATTCACGCTGGCGTTCGTCGGTTATGGCGAGGAGAGCGAAACGGCGGTGCTCGAACTGACCTACAACTGGGGTGATCACCAGTACGACCTCGGTGACGGCTACGGGCACATCGCGATCGAGGTCGATGATGTCTACGCGGCCGCCGAAAAAATTCGTGAGAAAGGGGGCAAGATCCTGCGTGAACCCGGCCCGATGAATGCCGGTTCGACCATCATTGCCTTCGTCGCGGATCCGGACGGCTATGCCATCGAATTGATCGGCGCGAAGTGA